The proteins below come from a single Bacillus horti genomic window:
- a CDS encoding alpha/beta fold hydrolase, whose amino-acid sequence MERYSMKTVQSKDGTVLAYDMFGSGPALIFITGATCFRTFEPVIHDAQIFAQAFTVYNYDRRGRGDSGNTLPYRIEREIEDIEAMIDTAGGAAYLYGHSSGAILALEAAMELGDKVKKLVIYDPPYVHDETYQKEFKELSDKLSMLLDSGKKEEAILLFLTDPTGVGIPGEVVTGMQQLPHWKTMVALAPTLVYDTAIASRYAPIKQVSQFTTPTHIIVGEHSPTSMHEIAAQLSEGMPHAKYSKLTGQDHLVDPEQILESLTSFLKQ is encoded by the coding sequence ATGGAGAGATACAGCATGAAAACAGTTCAATCTAAAGATGGCACAGTATTAGCTTATGATATGTTTGGCAGTGGCCCAGCCCTTATTTTTATTACAGGAGCCACCTGTTTTCGTACTTTTGAGCCGGTTATCCACGATGCGCAAATATTTGCGCAGGCGTTCACAGTTTACAATTATGACCGTCGCGGGCGCGGGGATAGTGGAAATACACTGCCATACCGTATAGAGCGTGAGATTGAAGATATTGAAGCTATGATAGATACTGCCGGAGGTGCGGCGTATCTTTACGGACATTCTTCGGGTGCCATCCTTGCCCTGGAAGCTGCTATGGAATTGGGTGACAAAGTGAAAAAGCTAGTGATATATGACCCTCCTTATGTTCATGATGAAACTTATCAAAAAGAGTTTAAGGAGCTAAGTGACAAACTTTCTATGCTTCTTGATAGCGGGAAGAAGGAGGAGGCTATCCTGCTCTTTTTAACTGATCCCACCGGTGTCGGAATTCCTGGCGAAGTGGTTACTGGTATGCAACAACTCCCTCATTGGAAAACGATGGTGGCACTTGCCCCTACTCTTGTCTATGACACGGCTATAGCTAGTAGATATGCTCCTATTAAACAGGTATCTCAGTTCACCACTCCAACTCATATCATTGTTGGTGAACATAGTCCCACTTCTATGCATGAGATTGCCGCTCAGTTAAGCGAAGGAATGCCGCATGCAAAGTACAGTAAGCTTACAGGGCAAGACCACTTAGTTGACCCTGAGCAAATCTTGGAAAGCCTCACAAGCTTTCTAAAACAGTAG
- a CDS encoding Gfo/Idh/MocA family protein, translating into MSKIFKVGIIGTGFGAKVHAPIFSHHPQFEVKAIASVARGNVNDIKEMTGIEQIYTNWREMIEEEDLDLVSIASAPYLHHEMTLAAFEAGNHVLCEKPMAFNADESLAMIKARDKANKLGLINFEWRYLPARLKVKEILAHQKLGKVLHIQYNCIFPGYESSISTSRGWLGQEDKGGGFLGAIGSHMLDTLMWWTGEKISSVYGQLHTYVPQNLQAPADERELRTADDSFQVLGSFSNGTSLQMNLISTARHALGWRLEIVGTEGTLVMTDDQEVLLGENQGNLEPVELSPAAEAPSHFTHALSRYYPAFQPMVERLYLTLLNGDTRDIPTFEDGRNVQLIMDAIRASSKEGQRKQVVYP; encoded by the coding sequence ATGAGTAAGATATTTAAAGTAGGGATAATAGGTACTGGATTTGGGGCAAAGGTTCATGCCCCAATTTTTTCTCATCATCCACAGTTTGAGGTAAAGGCTATTGCTAGTGTAGCTAGAGGAAATGTGAATGATATTAAGGAAATGACAGGAATTGAACAGATCTATACCAATTGGAGAGAAATGATTGAGGAAGAGGATCTTGATCTTGTTTCCATTGCTTCTGCTCCATACTTACATCATGAGATGACTTTAGCTGCTTTTGAAGCCGGAAATCATGTGCTTTGTGAAAAACCGATGGCCTTCAATGCGGACGAATCATTGGCTATGATTAAGGCGAGAGATAAAGCGAATAAGCTTGGACTTATTAATTTCGAGTGGCGTTATCTCCCTGCTAGGTTGAAAGTCAAGGAAATTTTAGCGCATCAAAAGCTAGGTAAAGTCCTGCACATTCAATACAATTGTATATTTCCTGGATATGAAAGTTCTATATCCACTTCAAGAGGCTGGCTCGGACAAGAGGACAAAGGAGGCGGCTTCTTAGGTGCGATTGGCTCTCATATGTTAGATACATTAATGTGGTGGACAGGGGAGAAGATTAGCTCTGTGTATGGACAGTTGCATACGTACGTACCTCAGAACCTACAAGCACCAGCTGATGAAAGAGAGCTACGAACAGCGGACGATTCATTTCAGGTCCTTGGTTCATTCAGTAACGGCACTAGCTTACAGATGAATCTTATTTCTACGGCTAGACATGCATTAGGCTGGAGATTAGAGATTGTTGGTACAGAAGGAACATTAGTCATGACTGACGATCAAGAAGTGCTGCTTGGTGAAAACCAAGGAAATCTAGAGCCCGTTGAACTAAGTCCTGCTGCTGAGGCTCCAAGCCACTTTACTCATGCACTTTCTAGGTATTATCCTGCTTTTCAGCCAATGGTAGAGCGGTTATATCTTACTTTATTGAACGGTGATACAAGGGATATCCCGACCTTTGAGGATGGGCGTAACGTCCAACTGATCATGGATGCCATTAGAGCTTCATCAAAAGAGGGTCAAAGAAAACAAGTGGTCTATCCATAG
- a CDS encoding DNA topoisomerase III gives MSKIVVLAEKPSVARDIARVLRCQKKGNGFLEGDKYIVTWALGHLVTHADPESYGDQYKSWRMDDLPMIFSNLKLVVIKQTSKQYHAVKAQLNRKDVKEIIIATDAGREGELVARWIIEKAHVNKPIKRLWISSVTDKAIKDGFNKLKNGKEYENLYASAVARAEADWFVGINATRALTTKFNAQLSCGRVQTPTLAMIAHREEEIRNFKPRTFYGITAVTDKGVKLVWQDSKSKEMRTFDGKKSEQLVSELQHKSGKITDVHKAYKKSYAPQLYDLTELQRDAHKIFGYSAKETLSIMQRLYEQHKVLTYPRTDSRYLSSDLVDSLKDRVKACSVGPYTLLAAKALKQPLKANKSFVDDSKVSDHHAIIPTEEKAALMSLSDKERKIYDLVVKRFLAVLYPPFEYEQTTITAKIGQETFLAKGKRVIAQGWKEVYDHRVDEDDQADDMKEQTLPKLEQGDQLQIRSVSQTKGETKPPAPFNEGTLLSAMENPQKFITISDQKLKQTLGQAGGIGTVATRADIIDKLLNSFAIEQKGKDLVLTSKGKQLLDLAPQELKSPILTAEWEQKLMAISQGKLQKQQFIGEIKNYTRQIVSEIKNSQKQYKHDNITGTKCPECGKLLLEVNGKKGKMLVCQDRECGHRKSVSIKTKARCPQCRKSLELHGEGEGQIFVCRCGYKEKHSAFQERRKKEKHKNISKKDVTQYLRQQDKKNQEPINTALADALAKLKLDKE, from the coding sequence ATGAGTAAGATTGTTGTTTTAGCTGAAAAGCCTTCAGTGGCACGAGATATCGCTAGAGTATTACGCTGTCAGAAAAAAGGAAATGGATTTCTTGAAGGAGATAAATATATCGTAACCTGGGCACTCGGTCACCTTGTGACTCACGCTGATCCAGAAAGCTACGGTGATCAATATAAATCTTGGCGTATGGACGATCTGCCTATGATCTTCTCAAACCTCAAGCTAGTAGTAATTAAGCAAACAAGCAAGCAGTATCATGCGGTAAAAGCACAGCTCAACCGGAAGGATGTCAAAGAAATTATTATTGCTACAGATGCCGGGAGAGAGGGTGAGCTTGTCGCTAGGTGGATTATTGAAAAAGCTCATGTGAATAAACCAATTAAGAGACTATGGATTTCTTCCGTAACGGACAAAGCCATTAAAGATGGATTTAATAAGCTGAAGAATGGAAAAGAGTATGAAAACCTGTATGCTTCCGCTGTAGCAAGGGCAGAAGCGGATTGGTTTGTGGGGATAAATGCAACGCGGGCTTTAACAACAAAATTTAATGCTCAGCTTTCTTGTGGGCGTGTACAGACACCAACGTTAGCAATGATTGCCCATCGTGAAGAGGAAATTAGAAACTTCAAGCCTAGAACGTTTTATGGGATTACGGCTGTAACCGATAAGGGTGTTAAGCTAGTCTGGCAGGATAGTAAGTCGAAGGAAATGCGTACGTTTGATGGGAAAAAGAGTGAGCAGCTAGTCTCTGAGCTACAGCATAAATCTGGTAAGATTACAGATGTTCATAAAGCATATAAGAAAAGCTACGCCCCGCAGTTGTACGACCTTACTGAGCTTCAGAGGGATGCCCATAAAATTTTCGGCTATTCGGCGAAGGAAACACTGTCTATTATGCAAAGACTATATGAACAGCATAAAGTTTTAACTTATCCAAGAACAGATTCAAGATATCTATCCTCAGATCTAGTAGACTCGTTAAAGGATAGAGTAAAAGCATGCTCTGTGGGACCATATACTTTACTTGCTGCAAAGGCTTTAAAACAGCCACTTAAGGCGAATAAGTCATTTGTAGATGACAGTAAAGTGTCTGATCACCACGCTATCATTCCGACAGAAGAAAAAGCTGCGTTAATGTCTTTGAGTGATAAGGAAAGGAAGATCTATGATTTAGTCGTTAAGCGCTTTTTAGCTGTCTTATATCCACCATTTGAGTACGAGCAAACAACGATTACAGCAAAAATTGGACAGGAAACATTTTTAGCTAAAGGCAAAAGAGTGATAGCTCAAGGCTGGAAGGAAGTCTATGATCATCGGGTAGACGAGGACGATCAAGCAGATGATATGAAGGAGCAGACATTGCCTAAGCTAGAGCAGGGAGATCAGCTACAAATACGCTCTGTTTCCCAAACAAAAGGAGAAACGAAGCCACCTGCTCCTTTCAATGAAGGAACCTTGCTTTCAGCGATGGAAAACCCACAAAAGTTTATTACCATTTCTGATCAGAAGCTTAAGCAAACACTTGGTCAAGCAGGTGGAATAGGAACTGTTGCTACTAGAGCAGATATTATTGATAAGCTCCTAAACAGCTTTGCTATAGAGCAAAAAGGAAAGGATCTTGTCCTAACCTCCAAAGGAAAGCAGCTATTAGATCTAGCTCCTCAAGAATTAAAGTCTCCTATTTTAACGGCTGAGTGGGAACAGAAGCTCATGGCCATTTCACAAGGGAAGCTGCAAAAACAACAGTTTATTGGTGAAATCAAGAACTATACTAGACAAATTGTTTCAGAGATTAAAAATAGTCAGAAGCAGTATAAGCATGACAATATTACGGGGACCAAGTGTCCTGAATGTGGGAAGCTACTATTAGAGGTTAACGGTAAAAAAGGGAAGATGCTAGTTTGTCAGGATCGCGAATGTGGTCATAGAAAATCGGTTAGTATTAAAACTAAGGCAAGATGTCCGCAGTGCCGTAAGTCCCTAGAGCTTCACGGTGAAGGAGAAGGACAAATTTTTGTTTGTCGCTGTGGCTACAAAGAAAAACATAGTGCTTTCCAGGAAAGAAGAAAAAAAGAGAAGCATAAGAATATCTCCAAAAAGGATGTTACACAATATTTACGACAGCAGGATAAAAAGAATCAAGAACCAATTAATACGGCTTTAGCTGATGCATTGGCAAAATTGAAGCTTGATAAGGAATAA
- a CDS encoding DUF5412 family protein, with amino-acid sequence MKKYNLIAFFLMIFCYLIVAYSIYSLANNTWLIAPPNYVILLLSILTFIIGVMGFKDVSSWHAKVRSWLTTIFSSLLVVLLFITLAFTSMFSGAKELITTVNSPDGYYTIDFFYTDAGAMGTFGILGELNGPLWFKKRIYTERRVDQVEVEWENNHTILINDNTLDLSESAKFP; translated from the coding sequence TTGAAAAAATATAATCTGATTGCTTTCTTTTTAATGATCTTCTGTTACTTGATTGTAGCCTATTCTATCTATTCACTTGCAAATAATACTTGGTTGATAGCTCCTCCAAACTATGTGATCTTATTGCTGTCCATTTTGACATTCATTATTGGGGTAATGGGTTTTAAGGATGTTTCAAGCTGGCATGCGAAAGTAAGAAGCTGGTTAACAACTATTTTCTCTTCGTTATTAGTTGTACTTCTCTTCATTACTCTAGCATTTACAAGTATGTTTTCTGGTGCAAAAGAACTTATAACAACAGTGAATTCCCCCGATGGGTATTATACAATTGATTTCTTTTATACGGATGCTGGTGCAATGGGTACATTCGGAATATTAGGCGAATTAAATGGTCCTTTATGGTTTAAGAAAAGAATATATACAGAGAGACGAGTCGATCAGGTTGAGGTTGAATGGGAAAATAATCATACTATTTTGATCAATGACAATACACTTGATTTAAGTGAAAGCGCAAAGTTCCCTTGA
- a CDS encoding VOC family protein, which produces MNNEGLKTELQEEVKTKPLLKKVHCNYLPVSDLKKAVDWYIQYFSVKQLEANDKILVLGSGQWLFLLESKTKENANFYTDHWDGENYEMFSLTFEVEDIIQLHQSLQHSGAYVGPLVDHGSCGLQFVFKDLDGNKFNAWQDNVR; this is translated from the coding sequence ATGAACAATGAAGGATTAAAAACAGAGCTACAGGAGGAAGTGAAGACTAAACCCTTACTCAAAAAAGTCCATTGCAATTACTTACCTGTATCAGACCTGAAAAAAGCTGTAGACTGGTACATTCAATATTTTAGTGTAAAGCAGCTAGAAGCAAATGATAAAATTTTGGTGCTAGGTAGCGGGCAATGGCTCTTTCTTCTGGAATCAAAAACGAAAGAGAATGCAAATTTCTACACAGATCATTGGGATGGGGAAAATTACGAAATGTTTTCTTTAACGTTTGAGGTGGAGGACATTATACAGCTCCATCAATCCCTGCAACATAGTGGTGCTTATGTTGGACCACTAGTTGATCATGGGTCCTGTGGATTGCAATTCGTCTTTAAGGATTTAGACGGAAACAAATTTAACGCTTGGCAGGATAATGTCAGGTAA
- a CDS encoding SDR family oxidoreductase: MNKPLAGKIAVVAGATRGVGRGIAVMLGAAGATVYCTGRSVRGQLSNMGRTETIDETAEMVTEKGGKGIAVKVDHTIEREVQALFEKVKEEQNGQLDILVNDVWGGDPLTEWGTPFWKHSLANGLLMQERAVHSHMMTSYYGAPLMIENKKGLVIEITDGEGYRYRGSLYYSLAKISVIHLAEAMAAELKDHGITALAVTPGFLRSEAMLDHFGVTEENWQDAAEKDPHFIASETPYFIGKGIAALATDSNVGDKSGKTLTSWGLSDEYHFTDVDGNRPHWGNYAKKQGFY; this comes from the coding sequence ATGAATAAACCATTAGCAGGAAAAATTGCTGTTGTAGCTGGTGCCACTAGGGGTGTAGGAAGAGGAATAGCTGTAATGCTCGGAGCAGCCGGAGCGACGGTATACTGTACAGGACGAAGTGTACGTGGGCAGCTTTCTAATATGGGAAGGACTGAAACGATTGATGAAACGGCTGAAATGGTTACGGAAAAAGGTGGGAAAGGAATAGCAGTTAAAGTTGATCATACTATTGAAAGGGAGGTACAGGCTCTTTTTGAAAAAGTAAAAGAAGAACAGAACGGGCAGCTAGATATTTTAGTAAATGATGTTTGGGGTGGAGACCCATTAACAGAATGGGGGACGCCTTTTTGGAAGCATTCATTAGCGAATGGATTACTCATGCAAGAAAGAGCGGTTCATTCTCATATGATGACAAGCTACTATGGTGCTCCATTAATGATAGAAAATAAAAAAGGGTTGGTCATAGAAATTACAGATGGAGAGGGCTATAGGTACAGAGGAAGCCTATATTACAGTCTAGCAAAAATCTCTGTTATTCATTTAGCTGAAGCGATGGCTGCTGAGCTAAAGGATCACGGTATTACAGCTTTAGCGGTAACACCAGGGTTCTTGCGTTCTGAAGCTATGCTGGATCATTTTGGAGTTACGGAGGAGAACTGGCAGGATGCCGCAGAAAAGGATCCTCATTTCATAGCGTCAGAAACCCCATACTTCATTGGCAAAGGAATTGCTGCGCTAGCCACTGATTCAAACGTAGGAGATAAGTCAGGAAAAACACTGACTAGCTGGGGGTTATCTGATGAGTACCACTTTACTGATGTAGATGGGAATCGTCCACATTGGGGGAATTACGCCAAAAAACAGGGATTTTATTAG
- a CDS encoding ABC transporter substrate-binding protein: MKKWIVTAVMMMLVLALAACGGEPSSTGQGRAQGASTGGAGGNEGSSPVEIQYWYAWGDKIGENNENLVKQFNESQDEVIVHAHYQGTYDDLHSKTQAAFAAKNAPEVTQNEIASIGIFAKSGLTQDLTPFVERDQVDMDDFVQGLMGNSYVDGKLYGLPYLRSTPILYINSTMAEEAGLDPAGPSSWEEFEEYARKLTVPGDRVGITMPINIWFFEGFVAQSNGRMISEDGEKAEFNGSAGVEALNLWLRMKEEGTLKIPTGDDAGAVTRQDFLNQKAGMVFSSTADLTLLLQIAEEGGFELNTTFMPANENYGVPTGGANLVMTAGLSEEKQEAAWTFIKWMTEKEQTIYASSFTGYLPSRYSAIESDEMKQLYEEKPQFKVAVDQLEFGRPRPMEAVYPEVSKILQDQISRAILDTGIKPEDALNEAASRADELLNR, from the coding sequence ATGAAAAAATGGATCGTTACAGCCGTTATGATGATGCTTGTGCTTGCCTTAGCAGCTTGTGGTGGAGAGCCATCTAGTACAGGACAAGGCAGAGCTCAAGGAGCAAGTACTGGTGGAGCTGGTGGAAACGAAGGAAGCTCACCAGTTGAAATTCAATACTGGTACGCATGGGGAGACAAGATCGGGGAGAATAATGAGAATCTAGTTAAGCAGTTTAACGAATCACAGGATGAAGTCATTGTTCATGCCCATTACCAAGGGACATATGATGATTTGCATTCTAAAACACAGGCTGCTTTTGCTGCCAAAAATGCACCAGAGGTTACACAAAACGAAATTGCCTCGATTGGTATTTTTGCTAAATCAGGCTTAACACAGGATTTAACTCCATTTGTTGAACGTGATCAAGTGGATATGGACGATTTTGTTCAAGGCTTAATGGGGAACTCCTATGTTGATGGAAAATTATATGGACTACCTTACTTACGCAGCACACCTATCTTATATATAAACAGTACAATGGCTGAAGAAGCTGGACTAGATCCAGCGGGTCCTAGCTCATGGGAAGAGTTTGAAGAGTACGCAAGAAAATTGACCGTACCTGGTGATCGCGTAGGAATTACAATGCCAATTAATATCTGGTTCTTTGAGGGATTTGTAGCCCAAAGTAACGGAAGAATGATCTCAGAGGACGGGGAAAAAGCTGAGTTTAATGGTTCCGCAGGAGTTGAAGCTCTAAATCTTTGGTTAAGGATGAAGGAGGAGGGGACTTTAAAAATCCCTACTGGTGATGATGCAGGGGCTGTAACACGTCAGGATTTCTTAAACCAAAAGGCGGGAATGGTGTTCAGCTCAACGGCTGATCTAACTCTTCTTCTACAGATTGCAGAAGAAGGCGGCTTCGAATTAAATACGACGTTCATGCCAGCTAATGAAAACTATGGTGTACCAACTGGAGGGGCTAACTTAGTGATGACAGCGGGCTTGTCGGAAGAAAAACAGGAAGCGGCTTGGACGTTTATTAAATGGATGACGGAAAAAGAACAAACGATCTATGCCAGCTCCTTTACAGGCTATCTTCCTAGCCGCTATTCAGCTATTGAAAGTGACGAAATGAAGCAGCTTTATGAGGAAAAGCCTCAGTTTAAAGTGGCTGTAGATCAGCTTGAGTTTGGTCGTCCTCGCCCAATGGAGGCTGTTTATCCAGAAGTCTCTAAGATTTTACAAGATCAAATTTCAAGAGCTATTTTAGATACAGGAATAAAGCCAGAGGATGCTTTAAACGAAGCGGCTAGTCGGGCAGATGAGCTTTTAAATAGGTAG
- a CDS encoding DoxX family protein has translation MIGNFLRTNRWAAVVLTFARIWLGWSWLKSGWGKVTGGFDASGFMANAINNPVAKGDTIVYPNYVAFLENFAAPNIDVFNFIVPWGEVLVGLGLILGCLTTAAAFFGVVMNFAFMFAGTMSTNPMMVLISIFLFVAAANAGRYGLDRWVMPYLREKIKGLRKDGKSLNT, from the coding sequence ATGATTGGAAACTTCTTAAGAACAAATCGATGGGCGGCTGTGGTACTAACTTTTGCAAGAATATGGCTAGGATGGAGCTGGTTGAAGTCAGGATGGGGTAAAGTAACAGGTGGGTTTGACGCTTCTGGCTTTATGGCAAATGCTATCAATAACCCGGTAGCGAAGGGAGACACCATTGTTTATCCAAACTACGTTGCTTTTCTAGAAAACTTCGCAGCACCAAACATAGATGTTTTTAACTTCATTGTACCTTGGGGAGAAGTCCTCGTCGGATTAGGATTAATACTAGGGTGTTTAACAACAGCTGCTGCATTCTTCGGAGTAGTCATGAACTTCGCCTTTATGTTCGCTGGAACGATGTCTACGAACCCAATGATGGTTCTCATCTCTATCTTCCTGTTCGTAGCTGCTGCAAACGCTGGTAGATATGGATTAGATCGTTGGGTTATGCCTTACCTACGTGAGAAGATTAAAGGTTTAAGAAAAGACGGAAAAAGCCTGAACACTTGA
- a CDS encoding helix-turn-helix transcriptional regulator, with translation MRADRLLSILLFLQNKGKQTAKELAQKLEVSERTILRDMEDLSSAGIPVYAERGSSGGWKLSEGYRTTLTGLKGEEIQALLLNHSSTLLQDLGITNNLEAAFQKLLAATPTTLQKDIELVRARIHVDGAGWFQSKESITYLSVVQEAVWEEKKLLIEYQKGQGQESRKRVVQPLGLVAMRSIWYMVARVDTEEAELESGHKESELDDTLRSYRISRIIHAEKLDENFQRPVSFNLEEYWEVSTKQFKAAIPRYPARVVMNKKLLNRLQKKVFVEVLGYTETEDDQWIEAELLFNTLDSACEIILGHGQLIKVIAPDELKQAVISEAEKLLELYGYKNKRG, from the coding sequence ATGAGAGCTGACAGACTACTTTCTATCCTATTATTTTTACAAAACAAGGGAAAACAAACCGCTAAAGAGTTGGCTCAGAAGCTAGAAGTTTCTGAAAGAACGATTTTAAGAGACATGGAGGATTTGAGCTCCGCAGGAATCCCTGTATATGCGGAACGGGGTTCATCTGGAGGGTGGAAGCTCTCTGAGGGCTATCGGACAACTCTTACAGGGCTAAAAGGAGAGGAAATTCAAGCTTTATTACTGAATCACTCCTCCACTTTGCTTCAGGATTTAGGAATAACAAACAATCTTGAAGCAGCCTTTCAAAAGCTATTGGCAGCTACACCAACAACACTTCAAAAAGATATTGAATTAGTAAGAGCACGAATCCATGTAGATGGTGCTGGCTGGTTTCAGTCCAAGGAATCAATTACTTATTTATCTGTCGTGCAGGAAGCCGTTTGGGAGGAAAAGAAGCTGCTAATTGAGTATCAAAAAGGTCAGGGGCAGGAATCGAGAAAGAGGGTTGTTCAGCCCTTGGGACTAGTAGCTATGAGGAGTATTTGGTATATGGTTGCTAGGGTTGACACTGAAGAAGCTGAACTAGAATCTGGACATAAAGAATCCGAGCTTGATGATACACTTCGTTCCTATCGCATCTCTCGGATCATACATGCGGAAAAGCTTGACGAGAACTTTCAACGACCAGTATCATTCAACTTGGAAGAGTATTGGGAAGTATCTACCAAACAGTTCAAGGCGGCCATTCCACGCTACCCCGCCCGTGTGGTCATGAATAAAAAGCTACTTAATCGCCTGCAAAAAAAGGTCTTTGTTGAGGTTCTTGGTTATACAGAGACCGAAGATGACCAGTGGATCGAAGCTGAATTGCTATTTAATACCCTCGATTCAGCTTGTGAAATAATATTGGGACATGGACAGCTTATAAAAGTTATCGCTCCAGATGAATTAAAGCAAGCCGTAATTTCAGAAGCGGAAAAGCTTTTGGAATTGTACGGATACAAAAATAAAAGAGGGTGA
- a CDS encoding sulfite exporter TauE/SafE family protein: MDGWMILVLIVLVASALQTSTGFGFSIVGTPFLLLLYPAHTAIQINIILSLCLSTFMIYKIRREVDKDLLKRLVKGSITGLVFGIIIYLYLNVQLLKMLVGTFILILTVLLILKLKLTQTNNRDLLTGGISGFLTTSIGVPGPPLLLYFSGVGAAKAVLRSTTLAYYLVVYFVSLVLQISFGGTSKETWISAVIALPSLFVGIVLGQILFKWISPKTFQLITYIILIFTGIYLIVTSM; the protein is encoded by the coding sequence ATGGACGGTTGGATGATCCTTGTGCTTATTGTTCTTGTAGCTTCTGCATTACAAACAAGTACTGGTTTTGGCTTTTCTATTGTAGGCACACCTTTTCTGTTGCTGCTTTATCCTGCACATACAGCCATACAAATCAATATTATCCTTTCCCTCTGTCTATCCACTTTCATGATTTATAAAATCAGGCGAGAGGTGGACAAGGATCTATTAAAAAGACTCGTAAAAGGAAGTATAACGGGTCTAGTTTTCGGGATCATTATCTATCTTTATTTAAATGTCCAACTATTAAAGATGCTAGTTGGTACTTTCATCCTTATACTAACGGTGCTCCTGATCTTAAAATTAAAACTAACTCAAACAAATAATCGTGACCTACTAACTGGAGGAATTTCAGGATTTCTTACGACAAGTATTGGTGTGCCTGGTCCTCCTCTGCTTCTTTATTTTTCTGGAGTTGGAGCAGCGAAAGCGGTTCTTCGTAGTACAACACTAGCTTACTATCTTGTTGTCTATTTCGTCAGCCTAGTGCTGCAAATATCGTTTGGGGGAACAAGTAAGGAAACGTGGATCTCAGCCGTCATTGCCTTGCCTTCCCTTTTTGTGGGGATTGTTCTAGGGCAGATTTTATTTAAATGGATAAGTCCAAAAACGTTTCAACTCATAACGTATATCATCCTAATTTTCACAGGAATTTATTTGATTGTAACAAGTATGTGA
- a CDS encoding carbohydrate ABC transporter permease: MTTTHPVIKVINFIGILLVVMIFAFPFVWMISTSVKSLSETIIFPPKWIPDTLMWENFAKAWNSGPFLHYFLNSVLVSVGILILQFLTIIPAAYAFARYRFKGDQFLFGLTMVTLMIPTQLIFLPVFLQMSEWGLINSLSALILPFASSAFGIFLLRQSFKQVPEELLEAARLDQASEWKIIYKIMIPMAKPVLVTFALFSFISHWNDYFWPLVMTTTDAARTLPLGIAKIRDVEGGISWNILMAGNMILVVPILIVFFFAQRQIIKAFVYTGVK, from the coding sequence ATGACTACCACTCACCCCGTAATCAAAGTGATTAACTTTATCGGTATCCTCCTCGTTGTGATGATCTTTGCTTTTCCCTTTGTGTGGATGATTTCCACTTCCGTTAAATCGTTATCGGAAACGATCATTTTTCCACCTAAGTGGATACCAGATACATTGATGTGGGAAAACTTTGCTAAGGCCTGGAACTCTGGGCCTTTTCTCCACTATTTTCTGAATAGTGTGCTTGTTTCTGTTGGAATTCTCATCCTTCAGTTCCTAACTATTATTCCTGCTGCGTATGCTTTTGCTAGATATCGATTTAAAGGAGATCAATTTCTCTTTGGTTTAACGATGGTAACCCTAATGATTCCAACACAATTAATTTTTCTACCTGTATTTTTACAGATGAGCGAATGGGGGCTTATCAATTCCTTGTCTGCTTTAATCCTTCCGTTTGCTTCAAGTGCTTTTGGAATATTTTTGCTACGGCAATCCTTTAAGCAAGTCCCTGAGGAGCTGTTAGAGGCGGCCAGATTAGATCAAGCGAGTGAATGGAAGATCATTTATAAAATTATGATTCCTATGGCTAAGCCTGTTCTTGTCACCTTTGCCTTGTTCAGCTTCATCTCCCATTGGAACGATTACTTTTGGCCATTAGTGATGACGACTACGGATGCGGCTAGAACGTTACCATTAGGTATTGCTAAGATTCGAGATGTTGAGGGTGGAATCTCATGGAATATTTTGATGGCAGGTAATATGATTCTTGTTGTTCCGATTTTAATTGTATTCTTTTTTGCTCAGCGTCAGATTATAAAAGCTTTTGTGTATACAGGAGTAAAATAA